A single genomic interval of Armigeres subalbatus isolate Guangzhou_Male chromosome 1, GZ_Asu_2, whole genome shotgun sequence harbors:
- the LOC134215645 gene encoding uncharacterized protein LOC134215645, which yields MDNSLCRLCLTPYSGLTSLFDEMTMKPNVLLIQKVLECTSIKITAEDDYPSSICMECEIKLDELSSFKIQCIVNNDYYREKQAELRKRQLSCSQQPTEVVCLDDDDDDDETNQAQTHVVEVQIPVEPISKKSRIEQVVIDDDDDQDQEQLNYESEQTDYEEFNFDDFELVEGQEEDQYCQPPEDQLIDNNAILTSILLDDDEDTESGSNMLHLEQGHYEKDYPYECEFCRRRYSSLSKLESHVKTHSQNRMKCFICGKLVVVHLLRHLRSQHPGMAFPEPVRCWHSKCSDSDAVYVDVNQLLAHMETKRRRR from the exons ATGGATAATTCGCTCTGTCGATTGTGTTTGACCCCGTATTCTGGCCTGACTTCGCTGTTCGACGAGATGACCATGAAGCCGAATGTCCTGCTAATCCAGAAGGTGCTCGAATGTACGTCCATTAAG ataACAGCTGAAGACGATTACCCATCTTCGATTTGTATGGAGTGTGAAATAAAACTCGACGAGCTGTCCTCTTTCAAAATCCAGTGCATCGTTAACAACGATTACTACCGAGAAAAGCAAGCCGAATTGCGCAAAAGACAACTATCCTGCAGCCAACAACCTACGGAAGTGGTTTGTCtggacgacgatgatgatgatgacgaaacaAACCAAGCGCAAACGCACGTTGTAGAAGTTCAAATTCCGGTAGAACCGATTTCAAAGAAATCCCGAATTGAACAAGTCGTCatcgatgatgacgacgaccagGACCAGGAACAGTTGAACTACGAAAGCGAACAAACCGATTACGAGGAGTTCAACTTCGACGACTTCGAACTGGTGGAAGGTCAGGAGGAGGACCAGTACTGTCAACCGCCGGAGGATCAGCTTATAGACAACAACGCGATCCTGACCTCCATTCTGCTGGACGACGACGAGGACACCGAAAGCGGAAGCAATATGTTGCACTTGGAGCAGGGCCACTACGAAAAGGACTACCCGTACGAGTGCGAGTTCTGCCGGAGGCGCTACTCATCGCTATCGAAGCTGGAATCGCACGTCAAGACCCACTCGCAGAACCGGATGAAGTGCTTCATCTGTGGCAAGTTGGTGGTGGTGCATTTGCTGCGACATCTCCGCTCGCAGCATCCGGGAATGGCATTCCCCGAGCCCGTCCGCTGTTGGCATTCCAAGTGCTCCGATTCGGATGCGGTGTACGTGGACGTGAATCAGCTGTTGGCGCACATGGAAACGAAGCGAAGAAGAAGGTAG
- the LOC134207715 gene encoding NADH-ubiquinone oxidoreductase 75 kDa subunit, mitochondrial produces the protein MLRAPLTRAIAVGSRCPTTQVAVRTTATTPAKAPEKIEVFVDDVPVMVEPGTTVLQAAAAVGVEIPRFCYHERLAVAGNCRMCLVEVEKSPKPVAACAMPVMKGWRIKTNSEMTRKAREGVMEFLLMNHPLDCPICDQGGECDLQDQAMAFGSDRSRFTDIDHSGKRAVEDKDIGPLVKTIMTRCIHCTRCIRFASEVAGVDDLGTTGRGNDMQIGTYVEKFFLSELSGNVIDLCPVGALTNKPYSFVARPWEIRKVESIDVLDAVGSNIIVSTRTGEVLRILPRENEEINEEWLSDKSRFACDGLKRQRLIAPMLRNPSGELEAVEWESALITIAQALRGAPKGKIAAVAGGLADAEALVALKDLVNRLGSETLCSEQKFPTDGSGTDFRSSYLLNSSIAACEEADLVLLVGTNPRYEAPLLNTRLRKGYVHNEQNIALIGPKVNLSYEYEHLGNDPSLVRDIASGNHPFSKKLKAAKKPLIIVGANQLARKDGASFVTALHVFANSLQPADPNWKVWNVLQTSAAQTAALDVGYTPGVDSLLASDPKVLFLLGADAGAIKKEQLPKDCFVIYQGHHGDVGAQLAHAILPGAAYTEKQATYVNTEGRAQQTLVAVTPPGLAREDWKILRALSEIAGAPLPYDTLDELRSRLEDIAPHLVRYGRLEKANFFKAAGELLRNAAVHFDGNKVDVSQKQLADFFMTDPITRASPTMAKCVTAAKKQSAKAAN, from the exons ATGCTTCGTGCGCCGTTGACCAGGGCAATTGCGGTTGGATCGCGTTGCCCCACAACTCAAGTCGCCGTCCGTACTACGGCAACTACTCCGGCCAAAGCCCCGGAAAAAATCGAAGTGTTTGTCGATGATGTCCCGGTGATGGTCGAGCCGGGGACCACGGTGCTGCAG GCTGCTGCAGCGGTGGGTGTCGAAATTCCGCGCTTTTGCTATCATGAGCGATTGGCCGTGGCCGGAAACTGTCGCATGTGCTTGGTAGAGGTGGAGAAATCGCCGAAGCCGGTAGCCGCTTGCGCTATGCCCGTCATGAAGGGATGGCGCATCAAGACCAACTCGGAGATGACCCGCAAGGCCCGTGAAGGTGTGATGGAGTTTTTGTTGATGAATCATCCTTTGGATTGTCCGATTTGCGACCAGGGGGGTGAGTGTGATTTGCAAGATCAGGCTATGGCCTTCGGATCGGACCGTTCGCGGTTCACCGATATCGACCATAGCGGAAAGCGCGCCGTCGAAGATAAAGATATTGGTCCGTTGGTTAAGACCATTATGACACGGTGCATCCACTGCACAAGATGTATCCGATTTGCCTCGGAGGTGGCCGGAGTTGACGATTTGGGAACGACCGGTCGAGGCAACGACATGCAGATTGGAACGTATGTCGAAAAGTTCTTCCTTTCGGAGTTGTCCGGAAATGTGATTGATTTGTGTCCGGTTGGAGCTTTGACCAACAAACCGTACAGCTTCGTAGCTCGGCCATGGGAAATTCGCAAGGTAGAGTCCATTGACGTGTTGGATGCCGTTGGTAGCAACATCATTGTTAGCACTCGCACAGGAGAGGTTCTCCGCATTTTGCCTCGTGAGAATGAGGAAATCAACGAGGAATGGCTTTCGGACAAGTCTCGTTTTGCTTGTGATGGATTGAAGCGTCAACGTTTGATTGCGCCAATGTTGCGCAATCCTAGTGGAGAGCTAGAAGCTGTCGAGTGGGAATCGGCACTTATTACGATTGCTCAGGCCCTGCGCGGAGCTCCTAAGGGCAAAATTGCGGCGGTTGCTGGTGGACTGGCCGACGCCGAAGCGTTGGTAGCCCTCAAGGATCTGGTAAACCGTTTAGGATCGGAGACGCTTTGCTCCGAGCAGAAGTTCCCAACTGATGGTTCGGGTACTGATTTCCGTTCCAGCTATTTGCTAAACTCGTCGATCGCCGCCTGTGAAGAAGCCGATCTGGTACTGCTGGTCGGAACCAACCCTAGATATGAAGCACCCTTGTTGAACACCCGTCTGCGCAAGGGTTATGTCCACAACGAGCAAAATATTGCGTTGATTGGACCTAAGGTCAACCTGTCCTATGAATATGAG CACCTTGGAAATGATCCCTCCCTTGTTCGAGACATTGCCAGCGGCAATCAtccattttcgaagaaactcaaGGCCGCTAAGAAACCGTTGATCATCGTCGGGGCCAACCAGCTGGCCCGTAAGGACGGTGCTTCTTTCGTAACCGCTTTGCACGTCTTTGCCAACTCGCTTCAGCCGGCTGAT CCCAACTGGAAGGTCTGGAACGTGCTGCAAACCAGTGCAGCTCAGACGGCGGCGCTCGATGTTGGCTACACACCCGGCGTTGACTCCTTGTTGGCATCCGATCCCAAGGTTCTGTTCCTGCTCGGTGCCGACGCAGGAGCAATCAAGAAGGAACAGCTCCCGAAGGATTGCTTCGTCATCTACCAGGGCCACCACGGCGATGTAGGAGCACAGTTGGCTCATGCCATCCTTCCAGGTGCCGCATACACCGAGAAGCAAGCCACCTACGTTAACACGGAAGGCCGAGCCCAGCAAACGTTGGTCGCTGTCACGCCGCCGGGCCTTGCCCGCGAGGATTGGAAGATTCTGCGTGCCCTGTCGGAAATTGCCGGAGCTCCCCTGCCCTACGACACCCTGGATGAACTGCGCTCCCGCTTGGAGGACATTGCCCCACATTTGGTGCGTTACGGACGTCTCGAGAAGGCTAACTTCTTCAAGGCCGCCGGGGAACTGCTGAGGAACGCCGCCGTACATTTCGATGGCAACAAGGTGGACGTCAGCCAGAAGCAGTTGGCGGACTTCTTTATGACCGATCCGATTACGCGAGCCTCGCCCACAATGGCGAAGTGTGTTACGGCAGCCAAGAAGCAGAGCGCCAAGGCCGCAAACTAA
- the LOC134215633 gene encoding uncharacterized protein LOC134215633, translating to MSPDSWTKEMVSAIGCRGGNAITGAWIRWIDWRDYRHRVRVALHCSSAEFESIRQEVKSSTHCRRQYYMENGSQGNLSGKRAERLILERDLRANRVTVLSVRTEDKVTTSSFGGMRKNATSAAAARNSTPCAT from the exons ATGTCGCCTGATTCCTGGACCAAGGAGATGGTTTCGGCCATCGGGTGTCGGGGCGGAAACGCTATTACTGGAGCGTGGATTCGATGGATTGACTGGCGTGATTATCGTCATCGAGTCCGGGTGGCTCTACATTGTTCATCCGCCGAGTTCGAGTCCATTCGTCAAGAGGTGAAAAGTTCGACACACTGTCGGAGGCAGTACTATATGGAAAACGGAAGTCAG GGTAACCTGTCCGGCAAGAGGGCGGAACGATTGATCCTGGAACGGGATCTCAGAGCAAACCGGGTGACTGTACTTTCGGTGCGGACAGAGGACAAAGTGACCACGTCATCATTCGGTGGCATGAGAAAAAATGCgacgtcggcggcggcggccaGAAATTCAACACCCTGTGCGACCTGA